TCATATACAGTACTAGAAGAGTAAACAGCGCACAAATGCTGCCGAACCGGGTGTTCTAACACGGTGTTTCGTGTATTCACGGTCGAATGCGACGGCCACGGGTGGACTGGATGACACGGGCCGACGATGCGATCCTCGAGTTTCTTCTCAACGAGGGAAACCGGCCCCTCATCGCAAATCCGTCCACCGTCGAGGCCAACATCGACTACAAGATATCACACGTAAGACGACGGTTGCGGGCGCTACAGGAGGGTGGACTCGTCGAGTACGATGACAAGGACCGTGGCCTCTACCGAATCACTGACCAAGGCTGTGCATATCTCGAGGGTAAACTCGATGCCGACGATTTGGAAAAGTAGCTTCCGAGAATCAGTTCCTTTCTGGACAAGAAGCTATAGTCGGCGACGCGAGATTGACTAATTCTCTTCGAGAAGTACTACAGACTCGCCACTCCCCCTCGAGTCGAAATGCGGGAAAAGTGGGCCGGCGCGAATTCGAATCGCGGTTACGGCCACCCGAAGGCCGAAGGATACCAAGCTACCCCACCGGCCCGCATTCTGAGTGTACGCGTCCGGTCGTTTAACGCTTCCGGATCGGGCGTCGAACCGCCCGACGGGAATCCGATCGTTCGAGACATCCCCCACCGAAATCGGCTTCAGAACCGCTCGTAGCCGTCCGTATCCAGAACGTGGTGTGCGACGGTGATCGCCTGATCAGCGTGCAGCAGTTCGGGCCCCAATCGAAGTCGCTGGTCGGCGAACTCCTCGAGCAACTCCGCCTCCTCGGCAGTGAAGTCGTGGTGATCGGACAGCACGAAAATCCCGTCCTCAAGCGCGTCAGCGCCCACGTCGACGACTGCCTCGCCATCCTCGTGGAGTTGGACGATCGGGCCGTCGTCCGCGATTTCCTCGAGCGTGCCCTCGAAGCCACGGCGGTACACCTCGATTCCCGGACTCGGCTCCGCGGGGAGCGCGCCGATAGCCTCGTCGCGGTGCTCGAGGGCCTTACGGACCAGTGCAGCGGTGCTTCGCTCGTCGGGGTTGAGCCGCTGGAGGTCGCTCCCGTTGAAGGTGATGGTGAGTTCGTCTTGGGCGATCAGGTGGACGCGGACGTCCTCGCGAATGCCGTGGGAGGTGACGAACGCGGCGGTGATCGACCGGCAAAGCGCATCGAGGCGACCGGCCCCGCCTGCGAGGTCGTCCAGCGAGAAGTCGGGCTCCGTGGGCACGTCGTGACCGATGAGTACGAACTGGCGCATACCGGTGGAACGGTGGCCGACGGGATAGCCGCCACGATTCGGCGGCGACCTCGTCTCACCGCTGCCCGTCGATCATGATTTGGTCCCGAATCGCCGCTCGAGTGAGGTGTACATCAGTCCGAGACCGGGCATGCCGTCGCGATACCAGGCGAGGACGGCGACGGCAAACAGTCCGAACTGGATCCACTCGTAGGGCCCCAGCGCGTAGTAGTGAAGGAACGCATCGAGGATGCCGGCGACGGGCGCTTCGGGAGGCTGCTCGAGGACCGGCCACAGGAAGTAGGCGGCGGCAGCGAACTCCCCGGAGAGGACTGCTGGCGGGATGTCCGCGAGGAGATGCGAGCAGTAACCGATG
This genomic stretch from Natrinema sp. SYSU A 869 harbors:
- a CDS encoding ArsR family transcriptional regulator: MTRADDAILEFLLNEGNRPLIANPSTVEANIDYKISHVRRRLRALQEGGLVEYDDKDRGLYRITDQGCAYLEGKLDADDLEK
- the trmY gene encoding tRNA (pseudouridine(54)-N(1))-methyltransferase TrmY, which translates into the protein MRQFVLIGHDVPTEPDFSLDDLAGGAGRLDALCRSITAAFVTSHGIREDVRVHLIAQDELTITFNGSDLQRLNPDERSTAALVRKALEHRDEAIGALPAEPSPGIEVYRRGFEGTLEEIADDGPIVQLHEDGEAVVDVGADALEDGIFVLSDHHDFTAEEAELLEEFADQRLRLGPELLHADQAITVAHHVLDTDGYERF
- a CDS encoding metal-dependent hydrolase → MWPWGHLAVAYLLYTVGIHRRFDRPPRAAPAIALAIGSQTPDMIDKPLAWNFGILPGGRTLAHSLFVVALLVPAVLLVVDRLEARAIGVGFLIGYCSHLLADIPPAVLSGEFAAAAYFLWPVLEQPPEAPVAGILDAFLHYYALGPYEWIQFGLFAVAVLAWYRDGMPGLGLMYTSLERRFGTKS